From a single Ursus arctos isolate Adak ecotype North America unplaced genomic scaffold, UrsArc2.0 scaffold_34, whole genome shotgun sequence genomic region:
- the PPIL2 gene encoding RING-type E3 ubiquitin-protein ligase PPIL2 isoform X1 — translation MGKRQHQKDKMYITCAEYTHFYGGKKPDIPQANFRRLPFDHCSLSLQPFVYPVCTPEGVVFDLLNIVPWLKKYGTNPSNGEKLDGRSLIKLNFAKNKEGKYHCPVLFTVFTNNTHIVAVRTTGNVYTHEAVEQLNIKAKNFRDLLTDEPFSRQDIITLQDPTNLDKFNVSNFFHVKNNIKITDPDEEKAKQDPSYYLKNTNAETRETLQELYKEFKGDEVLAATMKVPEKKKVDKLNAAHYSTGKVSASFTSTAMVPETTHEAAAIDEDVLRYQFVKKKGYVRLHTNKGDLNLELHCDMTPKTCENFIKLCKKQYYDGTIFHRSIRNFVIQGGDPTGTGTGGESYWGKPFKDEFRPNLSHTGRGILSMANSGPNANKSQFFITFRSCAYLDKKHTIFGRVVGGFDTLTAMENVESDPKTDRPKEEIRIDSTTVFVDPYEEADAQIAEERKKTQLEAAAPESTVKTQQPKPGSQGPQTYRQGVGKYINPAATKRAAEEEPSTSTAAPVAKKKASRGFGDFSSW, via the exons ATGGGGAAGCGGCAGCATCAGAAGGACAAGAT gTACATTACCTGTGCCGAATACACTCACTTCTATGGCGGCAAGAAACCAG ATATCCCACAAGCAAATTTTCGTCGTTTACCTTTCGATCACTGCAG TCTTTCTCTACAGCCATTCGTCTACCCAGTCTGCACCCCTGAAGGCGTCGTCTTTGACTTGCT tAACATTGTCCCTTGGCTTAAGAAGTATGGGACCAACCCCAGCAATGGAGAG AAACTGGATGGGAGGTCCCTGATCAAGCTGAACTTTGCAAAGAATAAGGAAG GAAAGTACCACTGCCCGGTGCTGTTCACCGTGTTCACCAACAACACCCACATTGTAGCTGTCAGGACCACTGGCAACGTCTACACCCATGAG GCAGTGGAGCAGCTAAATATCAAGGCCAAGAACTTCCGAGACCTGCTGACGGACGAGCCCTTCTCTCGGCAGGACATCATCACTCTCCAG GACCCCACCAATTTGGACAAATTCAATGTCTccaatttttttcatgtgaagaataacataaaaataacagaTCCTG atgaagaaaaggCCAAACAGGACCCAtcttattatttgaaaaatacaaatgccGAGACCCGCGAGACACTGCAAGAGCTCTACAAGGAGTTCAAAGGGGATGAGGTCCTGGCGGCCACCATGAAGGTCCCCGAGAAGAAGAAAGTGGACAAGCTGAATGCT GCGCACTATTCCACCGGGAAGGTCAGCGCCTCCTTCACCTCCACCGCCATGGTTCCGGAGACCACGCACGAAGCAG CTGCCATCGATGAGGACGTGCTGCGCTACCAGTTTGTGAAGAAGAAGGGCTACGTGCGGCTGCACACAAACAAGGGCGACCTCAACCTGGAGCTGCACTGCGACATG ACGCCAAAGACCTGTGAGAACTTCATCAAGCTCTGCAAGAAGCAGTATTACGATGGCACCATCTTCCACAGATCCATCAGGAACTTTGTG ATCCAGGGGGGGGACCCCACCGGCACAGGCACAG GCGGGGAGTCGTACTGGGGAAAGCCCTTCAAAGACGAGTTCCGGCCCAACCTCTCGCACACGGGTCGGGGCATCCTCAGCATGGCCAACTCGGGGCCCAACGCCAACAAGTCTCAGTT CTTCATCACCTTCCGCTCCTGCGCGTACCTCGACAAGAAGCACACCATCTTCGGGCG GGTTGTTGGGGGCTTTGACACACTGACAGCCATGGAGAACGTGGAGAGCGATCCCAAAACCGATCGCCCTAAG GAGGAGATCCGCATCGACTCCACCACGGTGTTTGTGGACCCCTATGAGGAGGCCGACGCCCAG ATCGCCGAGGAGCGGAAGAAGACGCAGCTCGAGGCGGCGGCCCCAGAAAGCACCGTAAAAACACAGCAGCCCAAGCCGGGGAGCCAGGGCCCCCAGACGTACCGCCAGGGGGTGGGCAAGTACATCAACCCAGCAGCCAC GAAACGGGCAGCAGAGGAAGAGCCGTCAACCAGCACAGCTGCTCCTGTGGCCAAGAAAAAGGCCAGCCGAGGCTTTGGGGACTTCAGCTCATGGTAG
- the PPIL2 gene encoding RING-type E3 ubiquitin-protein ligase PPIL2 isoform X2, translating to MGKRQHQKDKMYITCAEYTHFYGGKKPDIPQANFRRLPFDHCSLSLQPFVYPVCTPEGVVFDLLNIVPWLKKYGTNPSNGEKLDGRSLIKLNFAKNKEGKYHCPVLFTVFTNNTHIVAVRTTGNVYTHEAVEQLNIKAKNFRDLLTDEPFSRQDIITLQDPTNLDKFNVSNFFHVKNNIKITDPDEEKAKQDPSYYLKNTNAETRETLQELYKEFKGDEVLAATMKVPEKKKVDKLNAAHYSTGKVSASFTSTAMVPETTHEAAAIDEDVLRYQFVKKKGYVRLHTNKGDLNLELHCDMTPKTCENFIKLCKKQYYDGTIFHRSIRNFVIQGGDPTGTGTGGESYWGKPFKDEFRPNLSHTGRGILSMANSGPNANKSQFCSPAADSSSHVRLPAGALVKCGGWGHPDPGPSSPEGAPSGGTPPFCTLRVSELQ from the exons ATGGGGAAGCGGCAGCATCAGAAGGACAAGAT gTACATTACCTGTGCCGAATACACTCACTTCTATGGCGGCAAGAAACCAG ATATCCCACAAGCAAATTTTCGTCGTTTACCTTTCGATCACTGCAG TCTTTCTCTACAGCCATTCGTCTACCCAGTCTGCACCCCTGAAGGCGTCGTCTTTGACTTGCT tAACATTGTCCCTTGGCTTAAGAAGTATGGGACCAACCCCAGCAATGGAGAG AAACTGGATGGGAGGTCCCTGATCAAGCTGAACTTTGCAAAGAATAAGGAAG GAAAGTACCACTGCCCGGTGCTGTTCACCGTGTTCACCAACAACACCCACATTGTAGCTGTCAGGACCACTGGCAACGTCTACACCCATGAG GCAGTGGAGCAGCTAAATATCAAGGCCAAGAACTTCCGAGACCTGCTGACGGACGAGCCCTTCTCTCGGCAGGACATCATCACTCTCCAG GACCCCACCAATTTGGACAAATTCAATGTCTccaatttttttcatgtgaagaataacataaaaataacagaTCCTG atgaagaaaaggCCAAACAGGACCCAtcttattatttgaaaaatacaaatgccGAGACCCGCGAGACACTGCAAGAGCTCTACAAGGAGTTCAAAGGGGATGAGGTCCTGGCGGCCACCATGAAGGTCCCCGAGAAGAAGAAAGTGGACAAGCTGAATGCT GCGCACTATTCCACCGGGAAGGTCAGCGCCTCCTTCACCTCCACCGCCATGGTTCCGGAGACCACGCACGAAGCAG CTGCCATCGATGAGGACGTGCTGCGCTACCAGTTTGTGAAGAAGAAGGGCTACGTGCGGCTGCACACAAACAAGGGCGACCTCAACCTGGAGCTGCACTGCGACATG ACGCCAAAGACCTGTGAGAACTTCATCAAGCTCTGCAAGAAGCAGTATTACGATGGCACCATCTTCCACAGATCCATCAGGAACTTTGTG ATCCAGGGGGGGGACCCCACCGGCACAGGCACAG GCGGGGAGTCGTACTGGGGAAAGCCCTTCAAAGACGAGTTCCGGCCCAACCTCTCGCACACGGGTCGGGGCATCCTCAGCATGGCCAACTCGGGGCCCAACGCCAACAAGTCTCAGTT TTGCAGCCCTGCCGCTGACTCGTCTTCTCACGTGAGGTTGCCCGCTGGAGCTCTGGTCAAGTGTGGCGGCTGGGGCCACCCGGACCCCGGGCCATCCTCTCCTGAGGGGGCCCCGTCAGGTGGAACACCTCCCTTTTGTACCCTGAGGGTCTCCGAGCTTCAGTGA